The genomic stretch ATTCATCCAACAAGGTTGACTGACACTTCTAACTAACCCTTGAATTAGTcattattaaataacaaaatccAATGGTCTATTTGGGGTGCTAGGGTAGCATTGTTAGacaattgtaagataaaaatatactacttcagattactctttattttattttattttaaaaaaaatggtttattttttataaaggaATTTATGTAGATAGGCGAGGCTTGTCTGCTAGCTCGTCTGCAGCCCGTCTGGACGAGATTCAATCCGAGAGCCTCGtttgcaatctcgtccggagaCAGTTCGaacgcctatgttattttcgtctgacaacttttactaaaaaggccatatctggAGTTTCAGACTTCTTATTGAAGCAAGCTTTATggtgttggaaagctaactcaaagatctacaaagccATGTTTCACTAGGTTTAGTTAGATCCAATGTTTCCAAGGTCAAAACGAGCCATAAAGAGAAGACTGCAAAGTTGGGCAGAATGGCTTGTGTGCAATCTTGTCCGGCGAGATTGCAGTCGAGAAGCAACCAAAGAGGCTAGTTTGCAATCTCATCCAAACGAGATTGCGGATAAGAGATCATTGGGAGTCACAGAGAGGCTAGTCTGCAACCCCGTCCGGACACGATTGCAGACGCGCTGCACAATTTTGCTGATTCCGACTTTATTTcctattattattaggttttaGGGTTTGAATGTCtacatatatacatgttttatagaccctagaacgtagattttgattattatatggttttcttcaataagaatactcagagttgtgtttcttttgtgttttttccttaaaccatagatagcatctattgttttaaaaagatttctttgatttgttgATAGTCTCATAATCATAGGAGTATTTATCCCTTCTATTTGCTGTTAATTCTTGTTCATCACGAGCCTATGTTGTATCAGTTGGTATTAGAGCTCAAGTCACTTTCCACGAATGTGGAGGGGCAACCGTTTGGCAGACATGAACAAAGTGCATGTGCGCACAGACACtacacgtaaggagcaaccgacGATTTGTTTgcggcacatgagtggtgggcctAACGATCGCCGCCTCCAACCAAGACCGCGGTAcgcggaggtggaaggcaaatCTATTGTTGAACATTGGCAACACATGGAGGAGCAAGTCGAAGCTATGGGGGATCAAATCGAAGCCCTTGCTACCCGATTCTCCAACATGGGTGGTCACAATGGGAATGGATCCGAAGACCCTTTTGCGGAGTGCCCAACGCAAGGACATCAGCACCATGTGCAAGCTCATGCAAATTGGTGGGGGAACAGGTTCAAACTCAATATTCTGGAATTCCACGGGGATTTACAACCTGAATAATTTCTGGATTGGGTAGTGACTGCTGAAGAGGTTCTTGAATTCAAAGGGGTGCCCGATGACCGacgagtctctttggtggttAACACATTCTGGGGAAGAGTTCCTACATGGTGGAAACAGTTGAAGCAAATCAAGGTGCGGCAAGGCAAatctattgaaatatatgtgAGTCActttcttgccccatagttataccataggctgaaaatcaaaaaattggAGACAATGGTCTATAgctgtgacaaagaaaatagaaaagtccTTTGAAAAAGAGGTGCTTAGGGAGACATGGATTGAGGTGGAGATTCCACGACAGGCAAATTTGAGCCTGTATATGTGGAGGGGGAAGGTGAACCTGTTGATGAGAAGGAGGAATCTGATTTCCTTAATGAAGAGTTCaagcatgaagatgttgaagatccttcacaaGGATTCATGGATTGGGATtctccaccaacctatgatgacgatGTTAGTGAAGTACATCCGAATGAAAgacctttgccatctgacctaGAGGAAGAGTATGAAGAAGATGGGTTTCCTCTCATGTTTAGCGGCCTCTACCCCGAACAAGATGACCTATGGGAAGAGGAAGGACCCACGGATGGTATCACAGATGattatgaagaagatgaagactTTCCAGGTGACGTGCCAAATTTCAATGATGAAGAATTAGGTTATTTTGATTTCCATGGAGTAGACGATATCTTGTTAGATTCTCATAACAATAATTGTGATGAGCTTTATGCGGATGAGGAGAATTACATGTTCACAATGGAGACAATGACAGACCCATTCTTGAGTACCTTCATGGCATGTGGAAGGGAGAAGGCATGAGAGAAGCACGACAAGCCTAAAGTCTGGAAATATGGTGAGTGGGGCattcaaaataatcatcataATCTATTGATTAAGAGCATCACATTTGTCGTGGTGTATTGgcttgtcttgatcttgaggaaagGAGATTGGAAAAAGTTGACAGGGCACCTAAAGGACCGCTAAAAGGACAATCCGAATTCGAGGGCTAATTCTCTCCAACCTAGGGAGAACGATGTAGATAGGCAAGCCTCATTTGTAAGCTCGTCTGCAGCCCGTCCAAACACGCATCAGCCcaagagcctcgtctgcaatctcgttcgGAGACTGTCTGAACGCCTTTGTTATTTTCACTTGTgacttttactaaaaaggtcAAATCTAGAGTTTCAAACTTCTGATTGGAGCAAGCTTCATGGTATTGGAAAGTTAACTCAAAgttctacaaagtcatgttccACTAGGTTCAGCTAACTCAaagttcttgtttttttttttttttttcaaattttcttattctttcccACAATTTCCCCCAACCAAACACAGTAAAAATGCATGGCTGGCGTCGTCTGGCTATGCGGTGGCATGCTAGAAGAAGAGAGGTCATGCGTGAAAtgtaaaagtagaaaaaagttgcttatttatttattttttttataatgccGATGCGTTACTAAAGATGTGAAATTTGgtgtttttgcttatttttctgAAGTTGTTCCATGCTGATTTGTCAATCTCTCATTAGAGAGCAAAAACGTCTTGGTTTATGTCAAGACCTtgtagaagttattctctaagTTTATACACTAGTAtcgttctcttttttttttttttcttttttttttctctctctctctttcttttcagaGAACTACAATCACCCCCTTAGTCCCTCAAACTAAGGAGGTGATTGTAGATGTTCCCTCAAACCTTAAAAAGTTGTAGTCGACTCAGAAACAATGTAACACTTTCACTTAGTACCCTCCCTTAGAATCTTCTGTTAAATCTAACGAAAAATGAGCAAATTGTGCATTATACTCGTATCATTTAagtaaaaatacaattatgccattgagcaaaaaaaaattcactgaCCTTGGAGACCCATAGCCTGGCCATGGCCACGTTATGTGATGTGAGgtagtattttaattttttgaaaatggaggggCCTGTGTGAAAAGGATAAGTAGTTTCGAAGGTTAATTCCAACTCTTTAAAGTTTGGGGGACATTGCAATTTTGATATTAGTTTGAGGGActcaatgtattttttttttattttttttatttttagatatgGTGGGACTTATAATAGTTAGTTCAACAATGCAGGAGGTGGAGAGAATTGTCCAACCCAGAGTTAAGGAAGCTTTAAACCGTGACGGTTTCACTCCTAGGGAATTGTTTTCAAAGAACCACAAGGACTTGTTGAAAGAGGGAGAGCAATGGATGAAAGACACAGCAACTTCTTGCACAGTGGTAGGCGctcttattattactattatgtttGCTGCAGCCTTTACCGTTCCAGGTGGAAACAACCAAGATACAGGCTTCCCACTATTCTTAGATGAAAAATTATTCATGCTCTTTATAATATCTGATGCCTTGTCCCTTTTTTCGTCATCAACTTCAGTCTTGATGTTTTTGGGAATCCTTACTTCACGCTATGCAGAAGACGATTTCCTTATATCTTTGCCAAGAAAGATGATCATAGGCCTTTCCACTCTTTTCTTGTCTATTGCAGCCATGATGATAGCCTTTTCTGCTGCTCTTATAATTATGTTACATGGGCAATCATGGATTTTCATTCCTGTCATTTGTTTGGCTAGTGTACCCATCACCCTATTCGTATTGATGCAGTTCCCCCTTCTCGCTGACATGTGCATTTCAACTTACGGACCTGGCATCTTcaataagaaaatgaagaagtgGATATAACTTTATTCATCATTTTGTTGTATAATTAATTTGTGTTCCATTAAGAATCGCTACACCaactatttgtttttaatttctttttttttttaagaatgtaCGTTGAATCTTCATCCGCCTTATGTTGTGTATTTTGTGATTCCTTATACTATCAaactgtagtgacccaaataattaactaagcttaagtAGCTTAactagagggttaatttggattTTAGGTCACTAGGAACAACTGGAagggcatttttgaaatttcaaacttTCTGACCGGACATACGCAGGGGGGCCACCgtacgtacgctcttgtctttagtGAGGATGTACGCCTGGGGACCACCGAACATACTTTGCCAATAGTATGCCGTACTCTGCACATAGTATGCGGATGTACACCCCAATAGTACCGGACATACTATACTTTCTGGTTGACTGCTGGTTAATACCCATACCTACGATGCAGCCTTTGGACCGTTAAGTAAATAGTACCAGACGTACGCCCCTATAGTACTGGACAtacgctacttttcagaatcaCTTGCAGTGCCCTAAGGTTTTTcacacctataaatacccctaccCGTCTCCCTCTCATACCCATTTTATGCCCAAGGCTCTCTAGAACCCCttgtgtgagtgttttgtgacGATTTTAtgagttcttggagaaggagaggtgatttcttggaggttttatttcaaggaggtaatcttctaagcttagtTTGTTCCTCAGTCATTATGATGTTTAAGTGCTTTTttatagttagcttagttggtagtttgtagcttctagttatgttgtttcccttaatcttggtttaagcatgggttagcgtttaattcttgttggaCATATTTCCTTTTGTATGGAGATGTTGCTTTGAGATAGTAGGTCCTGGGAATCATCCTGGTAGCTTTAGAACTAGATTGGGAGGATAGGAGAacagttgaaccaaatgaggttctacctaaacCTTCTGGGCGGACGTACGGCCACGAGCCCGAACGTATGGTCAGAAGCGTTCCAAGGaacgccactttggccagtgatccgatagcctctgttttcatgttctaggtttgttttaattggatttagaactaatgataggtcttttctcagtattcaaGATTATAGAGCCtcaaggaaattttatgggGGAGCATTACGATCCAGGTGAGAACAAACTCACAttgatgcttgttgttacttttaccacattgcacgtctattttatttatatcaaacatgcatattttgcaactctcatgaaatacattttggaactattGTTAACTCTCTTTGTtaaaacgtatgttgattaacaagataatgatgagacttgtaaaacgATGCACATAAAagacggataagattaattgcatcgtatgatatagtacaccggtacgtgcgggataacggctatgggcttactatacaggttaactttatggtcaaatgtgtgtgtgtgtgtgtgtgtgtgtgtgtgtgggctttggatccaatggtttcgtgactaGGCGCAATCATTCTCTATTGGATGGTCACTACtagacgtacatcattagtggtgttgGCCACTCGAGCTCAAACTCGGTTATGCCACTTGTTTTATCTacagtagcgtacaatatctGGGGCACGGGTGTTTTcttacaagtccctcgggatagcgtcaaccctactgagaaggggtaatatcttgggtagaccatatgGTTGAGCTATTActattactcatgattatatgcatatattatatctatattacatCCATGATAAAatgtcatctcataatgttgcatgtgctttataagcaactgagttcaccatttaatgatggGTACGTCATATGCATTTATACTCAATAAGTAATCGAACTTACCCCTGTATTATTTCCCCTTTTTCTCCATGTGTACAACTATGTTGTTATAggtagtttagcagaagatcgACACCACGAAGCACCCAGTTATTATGAAGGATTCGATacgggagatgcttgaggacttattgcaagcttaggtgGGTACTCATGGTTACTAGTACTTTTGGGTCATGTTGTAAATTTAAGAGCttgatgcatgcttgcatattaaggtatagcataGATCCCTTGTAACGATGATATGTATCTGCAACTTTGATGATCCTTGGTAGttgctctggttgtaatgattaatgtttatagaaatTTTATACTTTCCGCTACTTTGTATCCTCTGTTTTCGATGAGTAGAGGTCCCTAAGTCTTGTCCCGTGAGGGATAAGGCTTGGAGACGAACCATgaaattaattaccagttaattaactTTCAGGGCGTTACAGTTGGTATGAGAGCAGTTGCTCTTCGAACCATAGGAATTGATCTGTTAGGTATTAGGTCatgatttatcagagcttttggCTCCGCGAACTATAGGACATGATCTATTAGGCGCTAGGAGATGATCTACCAGAGCATAGGATTGATTTAACGTATACAAGGGATACAGATTTTTGATACCTATGATTTTGAGGATGTTGGACTTAAAGATCTTAGGAATTTGATATGGTATTGAAGTCGGGACTAGGACCACTTTGATGATGCAACTTGGGAGATTAGGAATGATCTGCACTAAGATAGTAACATACAGTCTTAAGCATAGATCTACACTAGGACATTGGTTGAGATTGCAGTAGTGTAGGCGTTTAGTAAGGATTGGTTTGTGATTAGGTTTGACGTTTTAAATGAGACGCGACGTAGCACTTTGAAATAGGGGCTGATGATCGTTGTGACTGCAGAGATGTCACCACGACCAAGATACGACGACATTGGGAGCAACGATGGTAAGGGACCATCCCAACCTGATGAAAAGACGAGGAATGTTCTGGATGCCACCCAAGCATTGGAAACTATGGCAAGTCTTCTGGTGGAGGCTTTGGTCAACGTACGAGGAGAAGGGACTCCAAGTGGAAGTAAGGTTGCTCTTTCAAGGAGTTTTATGAGCATCATTTCCCTGTGTTTAAGAGGAACCTAAACTTAAGAGAAGTGAGTGATTGGCTTATGAACTTAGAGGAACTGCTACAAATGATGAATTGCATTGAGCAGCAAAGAGTCGAGTACACGACCTACAAGTTCTCTGGAGGAGCAAGGCAATGGTGGTACGCTAAGAGAAACTCGCGAGTGATGGAATTAGGAAGCAAGGATGCTATTACGTGGACCCGATTCAGGGAAGAGTTCTATCAAGAGTACTCGTGGAGCTTAAGGAAGAGGACACCCTAAGAGTTACAGTCTAGCAAGAAATAGAGTCATTTCTGCCATATGTGTGGTAGGCTGCATTTTTGGAAATGTAGATCAAGGAAGAATTGGTCCTATGGATATGGCAAGATGGGACACTTCATTGGAAACTGCAACTAGGCCAAAAGGAATAGTACTGGTCTACCGAGAAGGAAATGATGGAAAGACATTGGATAAGCGTAACCACTAGAATTGTTTAGGGCATGCtcgtgttgtgccaaatactacctaaattaatagataatatttagtacgttttaactcgcaagtgcacaagatcaaaacaatagtatagtgcaacaagtacgagatcgatcccacgaggattgtgattttatttagaattaattaaaaatatcaacttgtcactgacttgatattgtgaaaaagaaataaaaagatataaagataaatgaaaagctaaaggtagggctttgatatccaccactaattatatttagataatatatcaatatgccaatgttttgatcatgtcatgtatatctaatgtttatcaacctaagggcatgggtgtctactctaattattttctttcttaaagggtTTAGTatgggtatctactaagttgttctttaagaaagcataattttgtggaaatcgacaaacacatgaggcctagagcatgggtgtctactcccggttccccatgttgattaacccaagaacccggtgtggatttcttttgttacttttattaaacccatggctcggtcatccaaattgatttaactaactagtacataccacatgcatataatggttagtcacatatatatgaggaattcatgaaaataggaattaatcaagttaaatatcacaacatgatcatcacaaaagcgccaatattgaaatattaaataagcataattagggcttcatctagccctccttaagagttagttacacataataaaagtaaaagaaaaggaaaaggaaaagaaagaaccgaaaaccgctcctagaagtagcctccaattcctttCCCCAGAGTTGTCTCCTTCCAATTGTCtattaaattgtgaggcttaaaggtctatttatagggtttatgAGAGTCccagaagccctagtaatcctaggaatttcatagatttaagtccaagtccaattaggataaagaaaacctaagtccaaatcggaataggattcgcccaaaattgcgttcctataTTGCGGGGAGATTTTGGCAttgtggcgctccgaattgggaatatgctatttcataattatttgtattattttgagttaggtTTCCAATGCTGCTTTAATCACCACAATCAGATATTTGATCTGAAAGTtctggtcaaaataccgagaggtATACAGAAttcaattttgaatccaatcctattttgactctaatttgagaaattcagatttaatcatttcctttatttgattaaacttaaccatgattggctaagcttaaccaaatcttctaggtcttcccaatttgccctttcagcttggaacttttccagaaacgctttcttttcttccaaaaacctataaaacaaagaaaatacaaaaaggaagtaaaatggcataaattaaccaaactaaaggattaactcatgtaagttaagggcttaaaatatgaatattttagcacttaacgcaccctcaaacttacatattgctagtcccttagcaatacaaagctaaaaattaatggaaaacttgaaaacaaaaagataaatccatcttttgtggaaTGCACGATTGCATTTTGCGCTTGCAAcatgccttttaaacccctaggaattccctagaggacgagtgaagtctcgtgagggttttccagaaatgttacacaCAAACATCAAGCACAGTtaatgttattccaaaaattaaagcatcacttcaagatcatgattttcattcattagcaagcttaaaaagatgaactccatcttcacaatggattggaatctcaaagttcaattacttacaaggacatgctaaaatatcacaagtttgaaaatagtgtaaggtgaactaacacaaaattatgaggcttccaattctttccaacatgtaatgtcttcatatctcaaaattcattgaattcCCTactagaatgaacaacaatggcatatttcttttcttttattttctctctctttctttttttttttttttcttttttttctttggtcaggttgtgcaatgtttggttcccttaagctttctaattgacccatgtagcgagtgttaagtcaatgactcccaaaccagatggttttaggacaTTAGGTGTATAGACACCcttaaggacctactaactcaagtcaaaaaggctacaaaaccaaactaaccttgacattgatcaaacctaattttttcaccttttgagatgaacactcaatgctttgaggaggtccagttactcagtgaaaagcctatcaatgatcatttatttattcttttttttcacaaatatgTCAAAGTGCCCATCTAaaaaatcatccagtttcatccaagatacagaaacacacatatcaaacctcatgtcatacctcacaaattatctgctaatgtgcttgagtgcttagatcaaacatgtgatttttcaactgtcctaaacaagtaatcaaattcactcatcaaatcatgcgttcaaaattttaagctcactgatgaattcaagccacaattcttttagatcaacttaaaattttagggcaaacatgaacatgcataaactttttttttttttttttttgatttttcacaaataaaaataaaataaaactgggataaagtgtgtgta from Corylus avellana chromosome ca1, CavTom2PMs-1.0 encodes the following:
- the LOC132169063 gene encoding ankyrin repeat-containing protein ITN1-like, which gives rise to MKIMHKEVSQTNHEQRTECRVYSAIIRSSKIGNYKFVVDTVRAIPNLLWSRDIDSRSIFSVAVLHRQEEIFSLIYKLNEKNAMTNWHDDERNYILHMAGMTGASIRINQIPGAALQMQRELQWFTEVERIVQPRVKEALNRDGFTPRELFSKNHKDLLKEGEQWMKDTATSCTVVGALIITIMFAAAFTVPGGNNQDTGFPLFLDEKLFMLFIISDALSLFSSSTSVLMFLGILTSRYAEDDFLISLPRKMIIGLSTLFLSIAAMMIAFSAALIIMLHGQSWIFIPVICLASVPITLFVLMQFPLLADMCISTYGPGIFNKKMKKWI